GATTCCTGCTAAAATCACATCTGTATGCACCTCACTTAAAAAGCCAAGCTTAATTAAGCCATTCCCTAAACCTTCACCTAGGATTCCACCATTGACAATCGCATTTAGGGAGTGTTGAATTTGATAAGGTTCAGGGAGATTTTCTACACGCAAGGAATTTGCAATGGATTGCGGAAAAAAGGACAAAATCAAATCCTGCGCTCCCGCCCACCAAGTTTTAATCCTAGCAATTCTATGCGTGCTTGTAACAATCACAGCAATAAACAAAACAAAAGCTCCGCTTAAAAGATATAAAAATAACTTAAAAGACGAACCTGCAAAAATCATCATAATCGCTAAAGTTGTGCCTAAAAGCACGATTTGTCCCAAGTCATTTTGCAAAATTGCAATCAAATACACCGCAATTAAAAACACTGCCACATAAGGCAAAAAGGTAATAAACTCTTCTTTCAAGCTTTTTTGCTCTAAAAGTGAAAATTTACGCGAAAAACTCCACGCAAGAAAGGCTACAAATCCTATTTTAAAGAACTCCACAGGCGCAAGAGAGAAAAAGGGCAATCTAATCCAGCGTTTTGCCCCACCAGCACTTGT
The Helicobacter winghamensis ATCC BAA-430 DNA segment above includes these coding regions:
- a CDS encoding FtsW/RodA/SpoVE family cell cycle protein — translated: MVDRPLFFISVSLITISILFSYSLSSFAILYYEYGEFHFALRQSIAGIFGVLLMWGISRCNPDNFVLRFGFVLFFGGIFVMFIMHFLPESLATSAGGAKRWIRLPFFSLAPVEFFKIGFVAFLAWSFSRKFSLLEQKSLKEEFITFLPYVAVFLIAVYLIAILQNDLGQIVLLGTTLAIMMIFAGSSFKLFLYLLSGAFVLFIAVIVTSTHRIARIKTWWAGAQDLILSFFPQSIANSLRVENLPEPYQIQHSLNAIVNGGILGEGLGNGLIKLGFLSEVHTDVILAGITEEVGFLGLLCISALFIALVFRILKIANRCANNVYYLFCSGVAVILGFSFLINAFGISGLIPIKGIAVPFLSYGGSSILATSIMIGIVLSISKKAKMA